A genomic window from Lotus japonicus ecotype B-129 chromosome 1, LjGifu_v1.2 includes:
- the LOC130746793 gene encoding uncharacterized protein LOC130746793 produces MTRFSPKFKVEGDVKKRGGAESQAEGGKAPKRRKLAKVSSVAGSSNPGAQPNTAAASKGKNVTEASVAAATETTTVPAPKSATADAASAAAAKSTTVGATAALTGAATTSADQSPTVDTTANISQPLTVEKPVTVDATTAAASSDAPAGEKRKENETPQSPPRQDAPSSPPPTDDGRSASSPARREEGPSPDAAATQIEQAPAFSALL; encoded by the coding sequence atgactcgcttttccccaaagttcaagGTTGAGGGCGACGTGAAGAAGCGAGGCGGTGCCGAGAGCCAAGCTGAGGGCGGCAAAGCCCCCAAGAGAAGAAAATTGGCCAAAGTCTCCTCCGTCGCCGGCTCTTCCAACCCCGGCGCTCAGCCCAACACTGCCGCCGCGTccaaaggcaaaaatgtcactgaagcctccgtcgccgcagctaccgagacAACCACCGTCCCGGCCCCCAAATCCGCTACCGCGGACGCGGCCTCCGCAGCCgccgccaagtccactactGTAGGTGCCACAGCCGCCCTCACCGgtgctgccactacctctgctGATCAATCACCAACCGTTGACACAACCGCCAACATCTCTCAACCCTTAACTGTTGAGAAACCCGTCACCGTTGATGCCACAACAGCTGCCGCGTCGTCTGATGCTCCTGCCggggagaaaagaaaagaaaatgaaaccccccaGTCTCCTCCTCGCCAGGACGCACCTTCTAGCCCACCCCCAACAGATGATGGGCGCTCCGCGTCTTCTCCAGCTCGCCGCGAAGAGGGGCCTTCTCCTGATGCCGCCGCTACCCAGATCGAGCAAGCTCCTG
- the LOC130732062 gene encoding uncharacterized protein LOC130732062 — protein sequence MYSGYIRTPFGLVVRRHLPERVLRQFGYIQDVPRHPSEIQTTGSLAETADAAYADFVPHMRPQGIPATYSGEAVDDYMRWYSGVSHRFIIPDDRREEFSAVTVVRRAVDLLEQSLEVPDALAVGTHARSLTERALDLIRSSAFIGTQGVAFAAVRGAGAAGGRGRGGRARGGRARGGRACGDGTPAEGARGGRARGPRGRRGGGRGRGE from the exons atgtattctggctacatccggacGCCATTTGGCCTTGTTGTTCGAcgacatctaccagagagggttctgcgccagtttggctacatacaggatgtccctcgacacccctctgagatccagacgactgggtcccttgctgagaccgcagatgctgcctatgctgattTTGTGCCGCACAtgcgccctcaggggatccctGCTACTTATTCGGGAGAGGCTGTGGAtgattacatgaggtggtatagcggtgtgtcccatcggttcatcatccctgatgataggagggaggagttcagtgctgtg acggttgtgcgtcgggccgtggacttgttggagcagtcactggaGGTGCCAGATGCTCTTGCAGTTGGCACGCATGcccgatccctcactgagagggcgctggatcttattagatccagcGCCTTCATCGGTACCCAGGGagtagcctttgctgctgtccgaggagctggagctgcaggaggcagaggtcgtggaggtagagcgcgtggaggcagagctcgtggaggcagagcctgTGGAGACGGTACACCTGCAGAGggcgctcgtggaggcagagcccgtggacctagaggtcgtagggggggcggtaggggtcggggcgagtga
- the LOC130732064 gene encoding cell wall / vacuolar inhibitor of fructosidase 2-like has translation MTAKIFLLILLFAAHPHPYALVNGDTTLIKTTCKNTKYYSLCFSSLKSDPSSPNADPKGLAVIMVGIGMTNATSTSSYLSSKLLSPSNNTTLKRVLKECADKYTYAGDALQASVQDLETEVYDYAYMHITAAKDYPNACHNAFKRYSDLVYPPELALREKGLRHICDVALGIIDNLNW, from the coding sequence ATGACTGCTAAGATCTTCTTGCTGATTCTCCTCTTTGCAGCACACCCTCATCCTTATGCACTTGTGAATGGAGATACCACTTTGATCAAAACAACTTGCAAGAACACCAAGTACTACAGTCTCTGCTTCTCTTCCCTGAAATCAGATCCTAGCAGCCCAAATGCAGATCCTAAAGGCCTAGCTGTGATCATGGTTGGGATTGGAATGACAAATGCAACCTCCACTTCTTCTTACCTCTCTTCTAAGTTGCTAAGTCCTTCCAACAACACTACCTTGAAAAGGGTCCTCAAGGAGTGTGCAGATAAGTACACCTATGCTGGTGATGCCCTCCAAGCTTCGGTGCAGGACTTGGAAACTGAGGTGTATGACTATGCTTACATGCACATCACTGCTGCCAAAGATTACCCAAATGCTTGTCACAATGCATTCAAAAGATATTCTGATTTGGTTTATCCTCCTGAGCTTGCTCTTAGAGAAAAAGGTTTGAGGCATATCTGTGATGTGGCATTGGGGATCATTGATAATCTCAATTGGTAG